A genomic window from Rhizobium sp. 007 includes:
- a CDS encoding MFS transporter, producing MSRIDWTGTGTPAPQKASEKGIWSWMLFDWAAQPFFTVVTTFIFGPYFVSRLTDDPVSAQAMWSNTATISSVIIALLSPILGSIADQSGARKPWIAFFAIIKVVSLFGLWFAAPGSPLVYPVILMILASIAAEFSIVFNDSMMPRLVGKDEVGRLSNTAWGLGYLGGMIVLVTVVTLLAGNLETGKTLLGLDPLFGLDPHTGEDARITGPISAVWYLIFIIPMFLFTPDAAKGLPLAAAVHAGLRQVANTISELKIRRGILKFLIARMIYQDGVNGLLILGGAFAAGMFGWATIEIGLYGIILNVVAIFGCVIAGRVDHRIGSKATILISLTLLLLATLGIISTGPGYTLFGLLPMSTADAGGLFGTAAEKAYILYGLLIGLAFGPVQASSRSYLARSVSPQEAGRYFGIYALSGRATSFMATLFFSLITYASGSARLGMATLILFLAGGLILLIATPYPADRQQD from the coding sequence GTGAGTAGAATAGACTGGACCGGAACAGGAACGCCGGCGCCGCAGAAGGCGTCGGAAAAGGGCATCTGGAGCTGGATGCTTTTCGATTGGGCCGCGCAACCGTTTTTCACGGTCGTGACCACGTTCATTTTCGGACCCTACTTCGTCTCACGCCTGACGGACGATCCGGTTTCGGCACAAGCGATGTGGAGCAATACCGCGACGATCTCTTCGGTGATCATAGCCCTGCTCTCTCCGATCCTCGGCTCCATCGCCGATCAGTCCGGCGCCCGCAAACCATGGATAGCCTTTTTCGCTATCATCAAGGTTGTCAGCCTCTTCGGCCTTTGGTTTGCCGCGCCCGGTTCGCCGCTTGTCTATCCGGTAATCTTGATGATCCTCGCCTCGATCGCCGCAGAATTCTCGATCGTCTTCAACGATTCCATGATGCCGCGCCTTGTGGGCAAAGATGAGGTCGGCAGGCTGTCCAATACGGCCTGGGGGCTTGGCTATCTCGGCGGCATGATCGTGCTCGTCACTGTCGTGACGCTGCTTGCGGGAAACCTGGAAACGGGAAAGACGCTGTTGGGGCTCGACCCGTTGTTCGGGCTTGATCCTCATACCGGTGAGGACGCGCGCATTACAGGGCCGATTTCCGCGGTCTGGTATCTCATCTTCATCATTCCGATGTTCCTCTTCACACCCGATGCGGCGAAGGGATTGCCGCTCGCCGCTGCCGTCCATGCCGGCCTCAGGCAGGTCGCAAACACAATCAGCGAGTTGAAGATCCGAAGAGGCATCCTGAAATTCCTGATTGCCCGCATGATCTATCAAGACGGGGTCAACGGGTTGCTGATCCTAGGCGGCGCCTTCGCCGCCGGCATGTTTGGCTGGGCGACGATCGAAATCGGACTTTATGGGATCATCCTCAATGTCGTGGCGATTTTCGGCTGCGTCATCGCCGGACGCGTTGATCACCGGATCGGATCAAAAGCAACGATCCTGATCAGCCTGACGCTGCTTTTGCTCGCCACCCTCGGGATTATTTCGACGGGGCCGGGTTATACGCTTTTCGGCCTGCTGCCGATGTCAACGGCGGACGCCGGAGGGCTTTTCGGCACGGCGGCGGAAAAAGCCTATATTCTTTACGGGCTGTTGATCGGCCTCGCCTTCGGTCCCGTCCAGGCTTCGTCGCGCTCTTATCTAGCGCGCAGCGTCAGCCCGCAGGAGGCAGGGCGCTATTTCGGCATCTATGCGCTATCCGGCCGCGCCACGAGCTTCATGGCAACGCTCTTCTTCTCGCTGATAACCTATGCCAGCGGATCAGCGCGTCTCGGCATGGCAACGCTGATCCTTTTCCTCGCGGGCGGACTGATCCTGCTGATCGCGACCCCTTATCCGGCAGACAGGCAGCAAGACTGA
- the purH gene encoding bifunctional phosphoribosylaminoimidazolecarboxamide formyltransferase/IMP cyclohydrolase: MAVTSKKIPAPDKVKVKTALLSVSDKAGIVELARALSEKGIRLLSTGGTHKAITAAGLAVTDVSQVTGFPEIMDGRVKTLHPTVHGGLLAIRDDSAHQEAMKAHGIEGIDLAVINLYPFEDVRAAGGDYPTTVENIDIGGPAMIRASAKNHAYVTILTDPADYPELLEQLSADAGQTSYAFRQRMAAKAYARTAAYDAMISNWFAEALSIDTPRHRVIGGVLKDEMRYGENPHQKAAFYVTGEKRPGVSTAMLLQGKQLSYNNINDTDAAYELVAEFLPEKAPACAIIKHANPCGVATGPSLVEAYKRALACDSVSAFGGIIAFNSTLDAETAEEIIKLFTEVIIAPDVTEEAKAIVARKPNLRLLSAGDLPDPRAAGLTAKTVSGGLLVQSRDNGMIEDLELKVVTKRAPTQQELDDMKFAFKVGKHVKSNAVVYAKDGQTAGIGAGQMSRVDSARIAALKAEEAAKALGLPTPMTRGSAVASEAFLPFADGLLSMIAAGATAVIQPGGSMRDQEVIDAANEHDVAMVFTGMRHFRH, from the coding sequence ATGGCCGTCACTTCCAAGAAAATCCCCGCCCCTGATAAGGTCAAGGTCAAAACCGCGCTACTCTCCGTCTCCGATAAGGCGGGTATTGTCGAGCTTGCCCGCGCGCTTTCCGAAAAGGGCATCCGCCTGCTTTCGACAGGCGGGACGCACAAGGCTATCACAGCCGCGGGTTTGGCTGTCACCGACGTTTCCCAAGTCACCGGTTTTCCGGAAATCATGGACGGCCGTGTGAAGACGCTGCATCCGACGGTCCACGGCGGTCTCCTGGCAATCCGTGATGACAGCGCGCATCAGGAAGCCATGAAGGCGCATGGTATCGAAGGTATCGATCTTGCCGTCATTAACCTCTATCCATTCGAGGATGTGCGTGCCGCCGGTGGTGATTATCCCACGACGGTCGAGAATATCGATATCGGCGGTCCGGCAATGATCCGTGCCTCTGCCAAGAACCATGCTTACGTTACGATCCTCACCGATCCTGCAGATTACCCGGAACTGCTCGAACAGCTTTCGGCCGATGCAGGCCAGACGAGCTATGCGTTCCGCCAGCGTATGGCAGCCAAGGCGTATGCCCGCACCGCTGCCTATGACGCGATGATCTCCAACTGGTTCGCTGAAGCGCTTTCCATCGATACGCCGCGCCATCGGGTGATCGGCGGCGTTCTGAAGGACGAGATGCGCTACGGTGAAAATCCACATCAGAAGGCGGCTTTCTACGTTACCGGTGAAAAGCGACCGGGTGTTTCGACGGCGATGCTGCTGCAGGGCAAGCAGCTCTCCTATAACAACATCAACGACACCGATGCGGCCTACGAACTCGTCGCTGAATTCCTGCCTGAAAAGGCACCCGCCTGCGCCATCATCAAGCACGCCAATCCTTGCGGCGTTGCCACGGGGCCAAGCCTTGTCGAAGCCTACAAACGGGCGCTCGCCTGCGATTCCGTTTCTGCGTTCGGCGGCATCATTGCGTTCAACAGCACGCTCGATGCGGAGACCGCGGAAGAGATCATCAAGCTCTTCACCGAAGTGATCATCGCTCCGGATGTAACCGAAGAAGCCAAGGCGATCGTTGCGAGGAAGCCGAATCTGCGCCTGCTTTCTGCCGGCGATCTGCCCGATCCGCGTGCCGCTGGCCTGACGGCGAAAACAGTCTCCGGGGGCCTGCTGGTCCAAAGCCGTGACAACGGCATGATCGAGGATCTGGAGCTGAAGGTCGTGACCAAGCGCGCGCCGACACAACAGGAACTGGACGACATGAAGTTTGCCTTCAAGGTCGGCAAGCACGTGAAATCGAATGCCGTGGTTTACGCCAAAGATGGCCAGACGGCCGGCATTGGCGCCGGCCAGATGAGCCGTGTCGATTCCGCCCGTATCGCTGCCCTGAAAGCCGAGGAAGCCGCCAAGGCACTGGGTTTGCCTACTCCGATGACACGCGGTTCTGCGGTTGCTTCGGAAGCGTTCCTGCCGTTCGCCGATGGTCTCCTGTCGATGATTGCAGCGGGTGCGACGGCAGTCATCCAGCCGGGTGGTTCGATGCGCGACCAAGAGGTGATCGACGCTGCCAACGAGCACGACGTCGCGATGGTATTCACCGGCATGCGCCATTTCCGCCATTGA
- a CDS encoding RsmB/NOP family class I SAM-dependent RNA methyltransferase, whose amino-acid sequence MVLNSDGRNKPFNKKKPPAERLAVKPGLEARAAAAKILAAVIDRKLPLDGALDHEHGNPAYKALGESDRALVRAILNTALRHLPRIDAAIASLLDSPLPEGARALHHVLAVGAAQILYLDVPDHSAVDLAVEQANQDPRNRRFAKLVNAILRRLGREKEKVLEDIAKISPMPAWFINRLEKAYGKEAAAAIAESQLEPAAIDLTVKSDAAGWAARLNGEVLPTGGVRLAAFDGTIPSLEGFDQGEWWVQDAAASIPAKLLGDLSGKRVVDLCAAPGGKTAQLILAGGSVTAIDQSESRLKRLRSNLDRLALKAETLTTDLVKYQPGEPFDAILLDAPCSSTGTTRRHPDVLWTKGPEDIAKLAGVQERLLRHALTLLKPGGTLVFSNCSLDPVEGEDVVSRILADTPNVERVRIDAARWPGLEIAISPLGEFRTTPPMLRMPATVASGLDGFYAAVLRRVA is encoded by the coding sequence CTGGTCTTGAATTCAGACGGCAGAAACAAGCCATTCAACAAAAAGAAACCGCCTGCAGAACGCCTCGCGGTCAAGCCGGGCCTAGAGGCGCGTGCGGCCGCAGCGAAGATCCTCGCTGCCGTGATTGACCGCAAACTGCCGCTAGATGGTGCATTGGATCACGAACACGGGAATCCCGCATATAAGGCACTCGGGGAGAGCGATCGCGCATTGGTTCGCGCTATTCTCAACACTGCGCTCCGTCACCTGCCCCGCATCGATGCCGCGATTGCTTCTCTATTAGACTCGCCGTTGCCGGAAGGCGCGCGCGCACTCCATCATGTGCTTGCGGTTGGAGCGGCGCAGATCCTTTATCTCGACGTCCCCGACCATTCGGCGGTCGATCTTGCCGTCGAGCAGGCAAATCAGGATCCTCGCAATCGCCGCTTCGCAAAACTGGTGAATGCGATCCTGCGACGTCTTGGCCGCGAGAAGGAGAAGGTCCTCGAAGACATCGCGAAGATTTCGCCGATGCCGGCTTGGTTTATCAACCGTCTTGAAAAGGCTTACGGGAAAGAGGCCGCCGCGGCGATCGCCGAATCTCAGCTCGAGCCCGCGGCAATCGATCTCACCGTGAAGTCGGATGCGGCAGGCTGGGCAGCAAGGTTGAATGGGGAAGTCCTGCCGACCGGTGGTGTGCGTCTCGCAGCCTTTGATGGCACTATCCCCTCCCTTGAAGGTTTCGATCAAGGCGAATGGTGGGTGCAGGACGCCGCGGCAAGCATTCCGGCCAAGCTCCTTGGCGACCTGTCTGGCAAACGCGTCGTCGATCTTTGCGCCGCACCCGGCGGCAAGACCGCACAACTCATTCTCGCCGGAGGTAGCGTCACTGCGATTGATCAATCCGAAAGCCGATTGAAGCGCCTACGCTCCAATCTCGATCGCCTCGCTCTCAAGGCAGAAACGCTCACGACGGATCTTGTGAAATACCAGCCGGGCGAACCGTTTGACGCCATCCTGCTCGACGCCCCCTGCTCCTCGACGGGCACGACGCGCCGTCATCCGGATGTTCTCTGGACGAAGGGGCCCGAGGACATCGCAAAGCTTGCTGGCGTGCAAGAACGGTTGCTTCGCCATGCGCTGACGCTCCTGAAGCCTGGCGGTACTCTCGTCTTTTCAAATTGCTCGCTGGATCCCGTCGAAGGCGAGGATGTCGTCAGCCGCATCTTGGCGGACACACCGAATGTCGAGCGCGTCCGGATCGACGCTGCTCGATGGCCCGGTTTGGAAATAGCGATCAGTCCGCTTGGCGAATTCCGGACGACCCCCCCCATGCTGCGAATGCCCGCAACGGTCGCTTCAGGTCTTGACGGTTTTTACGCTGCAGTGCTGCGGCGTGTTGCCTGA
- a CDS encoding NAD-glutamate dehydrogenase, which translates to MAAKNHPRREKLIESAKKIAAAAKEPHLDPEILFGRASGDDLDRYTPEMLALSAVHSAKELAGWDGKVPRVTIETLADVEPDGVAVSVLTVTDQNKPFLYESVMSEVTSSYRDLYMAVHPILVMEHGKTPVLYSAEEASDPAKRVSHIQIHISPLTTAQSGDLRKRIMIVLEQVRQAVSDWKPMLSKLDTVIAELGSYSASRKKADRDEALAFLTWLRDENFTFLGMREYVYSSKGSEAKVERDKGAGLGILSDPDVLVLRTGKDAVTTTPEILAFLDGPDFLIVTKANVKSVVHRRAYMDYVGVKRFDKDGNVTGELRIVGLFTSTAYTSSASEIPLIRSKVAKVTDHFGFDPMSHSGRMLYNTLESYPRDDLFQIDTTLLANFAEQINDLVERPRVRVLPRIDHFDRFVSVIVYVPREEYDSIVREKIGTYLKTVYDGRVSAYYPAFPEGRVARVHFIIGRSGGKTPRIPQAKLEEAIRAITARWDDRFEALAGPKAPKIAVSNAFQDSFTAEETVADLPDITDCASGEPIRIEFYYRNDAERGRIFSLKIFHAGEQLPLSRRVPLLENLGFNVLSERTFDIEVPTADGSVNIVVLHDMELEDRSGAEIDLSRHGAALEEAFISAFDGTIDNDSFNRLILSAGLSARETNVLRAYARYLRQAGIAYSQDYIATTLDKYPEIAASIFRLFYEALDPQLSEKARMKKLADLHRSIEAALANVPSLDDDRILRRYINVVDATLRTNYFQRTADGSPKAMLAFKLDPNLVDGLPEPKPFREIFVYGVEVEGVHLRFGKVARGGLRWSDRAEDYRTEVLGLVKAQQVKNAVIVPVGAKGGFYPKKLPAGSTRDEIFNAGREAYKTYIRTLLSITDNISGTDIVPPEDTVRLDGDDPYFVVAADKGTATFSDTANALAQEAGFWLDDAFASGGSAGYDHKKMGITARGAWETVKRHFREMDIDIQTTPFTVAGVGDMSGDVFGNGMLLSPKIKLVSAFDHRDIFIDPDPDMEKTLAERQRLFNLPRSSWQDFDKSVLSKGAMIISRAAKSVTLTPEAVAAIGIDKAVATPFEIITAVLKSPVDLLWFGGIGTYVKAQTETDTEVGDRSNDPIRITADEVRAKVIGEGANLGVTQKGRITYGLKGGRSNSDAIDNSAGVNTSDVEVNIKIALANAMHDGRLTRAKRDQLLSSMTDEVAALVLRNNYLQSLAISLTERKGTANGLELARFMSVLEGAKQLNRKVETLPDEATLAERYAAGKPLTRPEIGVLLSYAKIVLFDAVAASDLPDDPYFASTLSNYFPAKMQKTNTSDIATHRLKREIIATVLANEAINRGGPGFVVSMMDATAASAPEVVRAAIIARDGFDLTRLWTETDALDGNISGQMQNRVYEELGHSFTVLTRLLLKTGMAKGGIAETISRLQTALKKLKPSFAAQAPAEFEARAMEYREAGLPERLAAVIAGLPGFVLVPEIMQIAERTGEALGRAAESYFAVSQTFRVGRLLAAGARILTSDHYESLALARSIDQIASARRDIVISALSEHGKEKLPVQAWHGVDRIRINRIAEELSNLSDSGDPTLARITVAAGLLTDLARDRAR; encoded by the coding sequence ATGGCTGCCAAAAACCATCCGCGACGGGAAAAGCTGATCGAAAGCGCAAAGAAGATCGCTGCTGCAGCCAAAGAGCCGCATCTCGATCCGGAAATCCTCTTCGGCCGGGCGAGTGGAGACGACCTCGATCGCTACACACCGGAGATGCTGGCGCTTTCGGCCGTTCATTCCGCTAAGGAGCTTGCTGGCTGGGACGGCAAGGTCCCGCGCGTTACGATCGAAACGCTGGCTGATGTCGAACCCGATGGCGTTGCGGTCTCGGTCCTGACGGTTACCGATCAGAATAAGCCGTTCCTTTACGAGTCGGTTATGAGCGAGGTCACAAGCTCCTATCGCGATCTCTATATGGCGGTGCATCCGATCCTGGTGATGGAGCATGGCAAGACGCCGGTACTTTATTCAGCCGAGGAGGCGAGCGATCCGGCAAAACGTGTCAGCCATATCCAGATTCACATTTCGCCGTTGACTACGGCGCAATCCGGCGACCTTCGCAAGCGCATCATGATCGTGCTGGAGCAGGTCCGCCAGGCTGTTTCCGATTGGAAGCCCATGCTTTCCAAGCTCGACACCGTGATTGCCGAATTGGGCAGCTACAGCGCCAGCCGCAAAAAGGCCGATCGGGACGAAGCACTGGCTTTCCTCACCTGGCTACGCGATGAAAACTTCACCTTCCTTGGCATGCGTGAATATGTCTATTCCAGCAAGGGCAGCGAAGCGAAGGTCGAGCGTGACAAGGGCGCTGGCCTCGGCATTCTTTCTGATCCGGATGTCTTGGTGCTGCGCACCGGCAAGGATGCCGTAACGACGACGCCGGAAATCCTCGCCTTTCTCGATGGTCCGGATTTCCTGATCGTCACCAAGGCGAATGTGAAATCCGTCGTCCACCGCCGCGCCTATATGGATTATGTCGGCGTCAAGCGATTCGACAAGGACGGCAACGTCACCGGTGAACTGCGCATCGTTGGCCTCTTTACCTCTACGGCCTATACGTCTTCGGCTTCGGAAATTCCGCTCATCCGTTCCAAAGTTGCCAAAGTGACAGATCATTTCGGCTTCGATCCCATGAGCCATTCCGGCCGAATGTTGTACAACACGCTGGAATCTTATCCACGCGACGATCTTTTCCAGATCGACACGACGCTGCTCGCGAATTTCGCCGAACAGATCAATGATCTAGTCGAACGGCCGCGCGTCCGCGTTCTGCCGCGCATCGATCATTTCGACCGTTTCGTGTCGGTCATCGTCTATGTACCACGCGAGGAATACGATTCCATCGTTCGCGAAAAGATCGGCACCTATCTGAAGACCGTCTACGACGGCCGGGTCTCTGCCTATTACCCGGCCTTCCCGGAAGGGCGGGTTGCGCGCGTACACTTCATCATCGGCCGATCCGGCGGCAAAACGCCGCGCATCCCGCAAGCGAAGCTCGAGGAAGCGATCCGCGCCATCACCGCCCGCTGGGACGATCGCTTCGAAGCGCTGGCTGGGCCGAAGGCGCCGAAGATCGCCGTCAGCAATGCCTTCCAGGATTCCTTCACCGCTGAAGAAACGGTTGCCGATCTTCCGGACATCACCGATTGCGCCTCCGGCGAGCCGATACGCATCGAATTCTATTACCGCAATGATGCAGAACGCGGCCGGATCTTCTCACTCAAGATCTTCCATGCTGGCGAGCAGCTTCCGCTCTCACGCCGCGTGCCGCTTCTCGAAAATCTCGGTTTCAACGTGCTGAGCGAGCGGACCTTCGACATCGAAGTGCCAACCGCAGACGGCTCGGTCAACATCGTCGTACTGCACGATATGGAGCTTGAAGACCGCAGTGGCGCCGAAATTGACCTCAGCCGTCATGGTGCCGCGCTGGAAGAGGCCTTCATTTCCGCTTTCGACGGCACGATCGACAATGACAGTTTCAACCGGCTGATCCTTTCAGCCGGGCTTTCCGCACGCGAGACGAATGTCCTGCGGGCCTATGCGCGTTATCTTCGTCAAGCAGGTATCGCCTATTCGCAGGATTACATCGCAACGACCCTCGATAAATATCCAGAGATTGCCGCTTCGATCTTCCGCCTCTTTTATGAGGCGCTCGATCCGCAGCTTAGCGAGAAGGCGCGCATGAAAAAGCTCGCCGACCTGCATCGGTCGATCGAGGCGGCGCTCGCCAATGTGCCGAGCCTTGACGATGACCGCATCCTGCGCCGATACATCAATGTCGTCGATGCGACGCTGCGGACCAACTACTTCCAGCGTACTGCCGATGGCTCGCCGAAGGCGATGCTTGCCTTCAAGCTCGATCCGAATCTGGTCGATGGCCTGCCGGAGCCGAAGCCTTTCCGGGAAATCTTTGTCTATGGCGTCGAGGTCGAGGGCGTGCACCTGCGTTTCGGCAAGGTTGCCCGCGGCGGCCTGCGCTGGTCGGATCGCGCCGAGGACTATCGCACGGAAGTCCTGGGCCTCGTAAAGGCGCAGCAGGTTAAGAACGCCGTTATCGTTCCAGTCGGCGCCAAGGGCGGCTTTTATCCGAAGAAACTGCCCGCTGGCAGCACCCGGGATGAGATCTTCAATGCCGGCCGCGAAGCCTACAAGACCTATATCCGCACCCTGCTTTCGATCACCGACAACATTTCAGGCACCGATATCGTGCCTCCGGAAGATACAGTACGGCTCGATGGCGACGATCCCTATTTCGTCGTCGCCGCCGATAAGGGAACGGCAACCTTCTCCGACACCGCCAACGCACTGGCGCAGGAAGCTGGTTTCTGGCTCGACGACGCCTTCGCGTCAGGCGGCTCGGCCGGCTACGACCACAAGAAAATGGGCATCACCGCGCGTGGCGCCTGGGAAACCGTAAAGCGTCATTTCCGCGAGATGGATATCGACATCCAGACGACACCGTTTACGGTGGCCGGTGTCGGCGACATGTCCGGCGACGTTTTCGGCAACGGCATGCTGCTTTCTCCGAAGATCAAGCTGGTTTCCGCCTTCGACCACCGTGACATCTTCATCGATCCCGATCCGGACATGGAAAAGACGCTTGCCGAACGGCAGCGACTTTTTAACCTGCCGCGTTCAAGTTGGCAGGACTTCGACAAGTCGGTTCTTTCGAAAGGCGCGATGATCATTTCACGCGCGGCGAAATCCGTCACACTGACCCCGGAAGCGGTTGCCGCGATCGGCATCGACAAAGCGGTGGCAACCCCCTTCGAGATCATCACAGCAGTCCTGAAGAGCCCGGTAGATCTTCTCTGGTTCGGCGGCATCGGCACCTATGTGAAGGCGCAGACGGAAACCGATACGGAAGTGGGCGATCGTTCCAACGATCCGATCCGCATCACGGCTGATGAGGTGCGGGCGAAGGTGATTGGCGAGGGCGCCAACCTCGGCGTCACGCAAAAGGGTCGCATCACTTATGGCCTGAAAGGCGGACGGAGCAATTCCGATGCGATTGACAATTCAGCCGGCGTCAACACCTCGGACGTCGAGGTGAACATCAAGATCGCGCTCGCCAATGCGATGCATGACGGGCGGCTCACACGGGCAAAACGCGATCAACTGCTGTCCTCGATGACGGACGAAGTCGCGGCACTCGTTCTGCGCAACAACTATCTGCAATCGCTGGCGATTTCGCTGACCGAACGCAAGGGGACCGCTAACGGCCTTGAGCTCGCGCGCTTCATGAGCGTGCTGGAAGGGGCCAAGCAACTCAACCGGAAGGTGGAAACGCTTCCCGATGAGGCGACGCTCGCCGAGCGCTATGCTGCCGGCAAGCCGCTCACGCGGCCGGAAATCGGCGTGTTGCTCTCTTACGCCAAGATCGTGCTTTTCGATGCCGTTGCCGCAAGCGACCTTCCGGATGATCCTTACTTTGCGTCGACCCTTTCAAACTACTTCCCGGCTAAGATGCAAAAAACCAATACCTCCGACATCGCCACTCACCGGCTGAAACGCGAAATCATCGCGACGGTGCTTGCCAACGAGGCAATCAATCGCGGCGGCCCCGGCTTTGTGGTGAGCATGATGGATGCGACAGCGGCGTCAGCGCCGGAAGTCGTCCGTGCCGCGATCATCGCCCGCGATGGCTTCGACCTGACCAGGCTTTGGACCGAGACCGATGCGCTGGACGGCAATATTTCCGGACAGATGCAGAACCGTGTCTATGAAGAGCTCGGCCATAGCTTCACAGTCTTGACTCGGTTGCTCCTGAAGACCGGCATGGCAAAAGGCGGCATAGCAGAAACCATTAGTCGGCTTCAGACTGCGTTGAAGAAACTGAAGCCCTCCTTCGCCGCGCAGGCTCCCGCAGAGTTCGAGGCGCGTGCCATGGAGTATCGCGAAGCCGGGCTGCCAGAAAGATTGGCCGCCGTCATCGCCGGGCTGCCGGGCTTTGTGCTGGTGCCGGAGATCATGCAGATCGCCGAACGCACAGGCGAGGCGCTCGGACGTGCCGCGGAAAGTTATTTTGCCGTATCGCAGACCTTCCGCGTCGGAAGGCTGCTCGCAGCCGGCGCCCGCATTCTCACCTCGGATCACTACGAAAGCCTGGCCTTGGCGCGCAGCATCGACCAGATTGCCAGTGCCCGCCGCGATATCGTCATCTCGGCGCTGTCAGAGCATGGCAAGGAAAAGCTGCCGGTTCAGGCGTGGCACGGAGTCGATCGCATCAGGATCAACCGCATCGCCGAAGAGCTGTCAAACCTCAGCGACAGCGGCGATCCAACTCTTGCGCGAATCACAGTGGCCGCAGGTCTTTTAACCGATCTTGCGCGCGACCGGGCGAGGTGA
- a CDS encoding heparinase II/III family protein codes for MQSGRRFSSLYVREAWRRMSRRIASLRLRLFRHTIQVPERLIVAPTDLRAIDPHIAEEIMNGRFALAGRLLETNGKSPFGFTLPSRAFASRLHGFGWLRHMRAYKSDQACAVARGIVDSWLSLHAGRMEGIAWELDVASQRVIAWLSHSPVVLQNADRGFYRRFMKSLAFQVRYLRRMSAFAPAGEVLFRLRIALAMASIAMPARPGVLRKAAQALDNEFDSQILPDGGHISRNPRTGLELLLDLLPLRQTYVNLGHDLPQKLISGIDRMYPALRFFRHHNGDLALFNGATSTLANELMSVLRYDETAGPPFKAMPHSRYQRLAAGNTILIADTGPPAAGPLSRTAHAGCLSFEMSSGRHRFIVNSGSPKFAGRRYVQMARTTATHSTVTLNDTSSSRFSASEFLGYVMTDSVKTVSVERAETDDGRDGIKVRHDGYLKNFGMLHERELTLNAAGSIVTGRDRLVPQGERVIDEPLRAAARFHIHPAINVKQSDRESVLLTAPDGESWLFSSPGNEVLITEDIFFADASGICGSDQIEIDFVFAEKPEIRWFLSRKS; via the coding sequence ATGCAGTCCGGCCGGCGGTTTTCGAGTTTGTATGTTCGGGAGGCTTGGCGCCGCATGTCGCGGCGCATCGCATCGCTGCGCCTTCGCCTTTTCCGCCATACAATCCAAGTGCCCGAGAGGCTTATCGTTGCGCCGACCGATCTTCGCGCCATCGATCCTCATATCGCCGAGGAGATCATGAATGGCCGCTTTGCTCTGGCAGGACGCCTTCTGGAGACGAACGGCAAGTCGCCCTTCGGCTTTACGCTTCCCTCACGCGCTTTTGCCAGCCGTTTGCATGGGTTCGGCTGGCTTCGTCATATGCGTGCCTACAAAAGCGATCAAGCTTGCGCGGTTGCCCGGGGGATCGTCGATAGCTGGCTCTCGTTGCATGCTGGCCGCATGGAAGGCATTGCCTGGGAACTCGATGTCGCTTCACAGCGAGTGATTGCCTGGCTCTCGCATTCGCCGGTCGTGCTGCAGAATGCTGATCGCGGCTTTTACCGCCGTTTTATGAAGTCTCTGGCGTTTCAGGTTCGCTACCTGCGACGTATGTCGGCTTTCGCGCCGGCGGGGGAAGTTCTTTTCCGCCTGCGGATCGCCCTCGCCATGGCTTCAATTGCAATGCCAGCGCGACCAGGTGTGCTGCGCAAGGCTGCCCAGGCGCTGGATAATGAATTCGATAGCCAGATTCTACCCGACGGCGGGCATATCTCCCGCAATCCACGCACAGGCCTAGAATTGCTTCTCGATCTCCTACCGCTGCGGCAGACCTATGTGAATCTCGGTCACGATCTGCCGCAGAAGCTGATTTCAGGCATCGATCGCATGTATCCGGCGCTGCGCTTTTTCCGCCACCACAATGGCGATCTCGCGCTCTTTAACGGCGCGACATCGACGCTTGCCAACGAGTTGATGTCGGTTCTGCGCTATGACGAAACGGCCGGCCCACCGTTCAAGGCAATGCCGCATTCGCGCTATCAACGACTTGCGGCGGGAAATACCATTTTGATCGCCGATACCGGCCCTCCCGCAGCAGGCCCCCTGTCGCGCACGGCGCATGCGGGCTGCCTTTCCTTCGAAATGTCGTCGGGTCGTCATCGCTTTATCGTCAACTCCGGCTCACCGAAATTCGCTGGCCGCCGCTATGTGCAGATGGCCCGCACGACCGCGACCCATTCGACCGTGACACTGAACGACACCTCATCCAGCCGCTTCTCGGCCTCGGAATTTCTCGGTTATGTCATGACGGATTCGGTGAAGACCGTTAGCGTCGAGCGCGCTGAAACCGACGACGGACGCGATGGCATCAAGGTCAGGCACGACGGCTATCTGAAAAATTTCGGTATGCTCCATGAGCGCGAACTGACGCTAAATGCTGCAGGCTCCATCGTCACTGGCCGTGATCGGCTGGTGCCGCAAGGCGAGCGCGTCATTGACGAGCCTCTTCGTGCGGCCGCGCGCTTCCATATCCATCCGGCCATAAATGTGAAGCAGAGTGATCGCGAGTCCGTGTTGCTGACAGCGCCTGATGGCGAAAGTTGGCTCTTTTCGTCGCCGGGGAACGAAGTTCTGATCACTGAAGATATCTTTTTTGCTGACGCCTCCGGCATCTGCGGTTCGGACCAGATCGAGATCGACTTCGTTTTTGCCGAGAAGCCGGAAATTCGCTGGTTTTTGTCCCGCAAGAGCTAG